The following proteins are encoded in a genomic region of Takifugu rubripes chromosome 21, fTakRub1.2, whole genome shotgun sequence:
- the LOC115247501 gene encoding LOW QUALITY PROTEIN: beta-microseminoprotein-like (The sequence of the model RefSeq protein was modified relative to this genomic sequence to represent the inferred CDS: inserted 2 bases in 1 codon) has product MKYLLALAVLTFAQVSPSHAFCYVKPTRKDMTHCMDETDGTWHAIGSSWRNSECMDCTCAGCCSAFSIPSSFDDDCISVFDKVACEYKVXKKDNPSISCPIYGAVGK; this is encoded by the exons AAATATCTGTTGGCTTTGGCAGTGCTGACATTTGCTCAGGTGTCACCCTCACATGCTTTCTGCTATGTCAAGCCCACGAGAAAAG ATATGACGCATTGTATGGATGAAACAGATGGCACATGGCATGCCATTGGATCCTCCTGGAGAAACAGTGAGTGTATGGACTGCACTTGTGCGGGCTGCTGTTCTGC GTTTTCTATACCTAGCTCATTCGACGATGACTGTATTTCAGTGTTCGACAAAGTGGCCTGTGAATACAAAGT TAAAAAGGACAACCCAAGCATTTCATGCCCAATCTATGGTGCAGTAGGAAAGTAA